One region of Lagopus muta isolate bLagMut1 chromosome 13, bLagMut1 primary, whole genome shotgun sequence genomic DNA includes:
- the LOC125699814 gene encoding uncharacterized protein LOC125699814 isoform X1, with amino-acid sequence MSRAERPALWRDSPNCPDLLRDGAGASPHSPFYCSFFEDECRAIAARLLAGSAAAPGPSPDPADIGVPWSPSAGLVTSTPLESSPLPAAGSPPGSAFLSRSRGAPRRLVLPRASGCSRLARPQPRRVGRVPPGRLPARSPGRAAGKPSLARRASAGPEPRGAGKGPGAPATELPVPPGAKLKAMPAARSRLRHPTNGASQLALPCTGPKASHRDKATETAGKAGGRSQLPRRLPTAIPILASRSRLQPAGKVASSKHAYLELPLQEPVCNRTRDLMENACLEQLCVLTEERLEAVAVTFLVKTLFTDKANQTWVCVGSPYLSALHPGCGDAACAAQPAGCQLSQELEHMKKELERVKGELADKTAQCEAYCQTISSLQAQLRAAGICPEDAAEDKNSVWERN; translated from the exons ATGTCGCGGGCGGAGCGGCCGGCGCTGTGGCGCGACTCCCCGAACTGCCCCGACCTGTTGCGGGATGGGGCCGGCGCCTCGCCGCACTCCCCGTTTTACTGCAGCTTCTTCGAGGATGAGTGCCGCGCCATCGCCGCCCGCCTGCTCGCGGGCTCCGCCGCCGCTCCCGGTCCTTCTCCCGACCCGGCGGATATCGGCGTGCCGTGGTCGCCCTCCGCCGGTCTCGTCACCTCCACGCCCCTCGAGTCCtcgccgctccccgccgcggGCAGCCCGCCCGGATCCGCCTTCCTCAGCCGCTCTCGCGGGGCTCCGCGGCGCCTCGTTTTGCCCCGTGCCTCGGGATGCTCCCGCCTGgcccgcccgcagccccgcaggGTCGGGCGGGTCCCCCCTGGCCGGCTCCCTGCCCGCTCCCCGGGCCGCGCTGCTGGAAAGCCATCCCTGGCCCGGCGGGCATCTGCGGGGCCGGAGCCGCGAGGGGCTGGCAAAGGGCCCGGTGCCCCCGCTACCGAGCTGCCCGTGCCCCCAG GTGCCAAGCTGAAGGCGATGCCGGCTGCCAGGTCCAGGCTGCGGCATCCCACCAACGGGGCCTCGCAGCTGGCACTGCCGTGCACCGGGCCCAAGGCTTCGCACCGGGACAAAGCGACAGAAA CTGCTGGCAAGGCTGGGGGCCGCAGTCAGCTCCCTCGGAGGCTTCCCACCGCGATTCCTATCTTGGCTTCTCGCTCCCGATTGCAGCCAGCGGGAAAAGTGGCTTCCTCCAAGCACGCTTACCTAG AATTGCCTCTTCAGGAACCGGTGTGCAATAGGACCCGAGACCTGATGGAAAATG CTTgtctggagcagctctgtgtcctgACTGAAGAGAGGCTGGAGGCTGTGGCAGTTACATTTCTAGTGAAAACTCTTTTTACAGATAAAGCCAACCAGACGTGGGTGTGTGTGGGGTCCCCTTATCTCAGTGCACTGCACCCTGGCTGTGGGGATGCAGCCTGTGCTGCGCAG CCTGCAGGTTGCCAGCTGTCCCAGGAGCTGGAGCACATGAAAAAGGAGCTGGAACGAGTGAAAGGGGAGCTAG CCGATAAGACCGCCCAGTGTGAAGCCTATTGTCAGACAATCTCCTCCTTGCAggctcagctcagagcagcag GAATCTGTCCAGAAGATGCTGCAGAGGATAAGAACAGCGTCTGGGAGAGAAACTGA
- the LOC125699814 gene encoding uncharacterized protein LOC125699814 isoform X3, with translation MSRAERPALWRDSPNCPDLLRDGAGASPHSPFYCSFFEDECRAIAARLLAGSAAAPGPSPDPADIGVPWSPSAGLVTSTPLESSPLPAAGSPPGSAFLSRSRGAPRRLVLPRASGCSRLARPQPRRVGRVPPGRLPARSPGRAAGKPSLARRASAGPEPRGAGKGPGAPATELPVPPAAGKAGGRSQLPRRLPTAIPILASRSRLQPAGKVASSKHAYLELPLQEPVCNRTRDLMENACLEQLCVLTEERLEAVAVTFLVKTLFTDKANQTWVCVGSPYLSALHPGCGDAACAAQPAGCQLSQELEHMKKELERVKGELADKTAQCEAYCQTISSLQAQLRAAGICPEDAAEDKNSVWERN, from the exons ATGTCGCGGGCGGAGCGGCCGGCGCTGTGGCGCGACTCCCCGAACTGCCCCGACCTGTTGCGGGATGGGGCCGGCGCCTCGCCGCACTCCCCGTTTTACTGCAGCTTCTTCGAGGATGAGTGCCGCGCCATCGCCGCCCGCCTGCTCGCGGGCTCCGCCGCCGCTCCCGGTCCTTCTCCCGACCCGGCGGATATCGGCGTGCCGTGGTCGCCCTCCGCCGGTCTCGTCACCTCCACGCCCCTCGAGTCCtcgccgctccccgccgcggGCAGCCCGCCCGGATCCGCCTTCCTCAGCCGCTCTCGCGGGGCTCCGCGGCGCCTCGTTTTGCCCCGTGCCTCGGGATGCTCCCGCCTGgcccgcccgcagccccgcaggGTCGGGCGGGTCCCCCCTGGCCGGCTCCCTGCCCGCTCCCCGGGCCGCGCTGCTGGAAAGCCATCCCTGGCCCGGCGGGCATCTGCGGGGCCGGAGCCGCGAGGGGCTGGCAAAGGGCCCGGTGCCCCCGCTACCGAGCTGCCCGTGCCCCCAG CTGCTGGCAAGGCTGGGGGCCGCAGTCAGCTCCCTCGGAGGCTTCCCACCGCGATTCCTATCTTGGCTTCTCGCTCCCGATTGCAGCCAGCGGGAAAAGTGGCTTCCTCCAAGCACGCTTACCTAG AATTGCCTCTTCAGGAACCGGTGTGCAATAGGACCCGAGACCTGATGGAAAATG CTTgtctggagcagctctgtgtcctgACTGAAGAGAGGCTGGAGGCTGTGGCAGTTACATTTCTAGTGAAAACTCTTTTTACAGATAAAGCCAACCAGACGTGGGTGTGTGTGGGGTCCCCTTATCTCAGTGCACTGCACCCTGGCTGTGGGGATGCAGCCTGTGCTGCGCAG CCTGCAGGTTGCCAGCTGTCCCAGGAGCTGGAGCACATGAAAAAGGAGCTGGAACGAGTGAAAGGGGAGCTAG CCGATAAGACCGCCCAGTGTGAAGCCTATTGTCAGACAATCTCCTCCTTGCAggctcagctcagagcagcag GAATCTGTCCAGAAGATGCTGCAGAGGATAAGAACAGCGTCTGGGAGAGAAACTGA
- the LOC125699814 gene encoding translation initiation factor IF-2-like isoform X2, with the protein MSRAERPALWRDSPNCPDLLRDGAGASPHSPFYCSFFEDECRAIAARLLAGSAAAPGPSPDPADIGVPWSPSAGLVTSTPLESSPLPAAGSPPGSAFLSRSRGAPRRLVLPRASGCSRLARPQPRRVGRVPPGRLPARSPGRAAGKPSLARRASAGPEPRGAGKGPGAPATELPVPPGAKLKAMPAARSRLRHPTNGASQLALPCTGPKASHRDKATETAGKAGGRSQLPRRLPTAIPILASRSRLQPAGKVASSKHAYLELPLQEPVCNRTRDLMENDKANQTWVCVGSPYLSALHPGCGDAACAAQPAGCQLSQELEHMKKELERVKGELADKTAQCEAYCQTISSLQAQLRAAGICPEDAAEDKNSVWERN; encoded by the exons ATGTCGCGGGCGGAGCGGCCGGCGCTGTGGCGCGACTCCCCGAACTGCCCCGACCTGTTGCGGGATGGGGCCGGCGCCTCGCCGCACTCCCCGTTTTACTGCAGCTTCTTCGAGGATGAGTGCCGCGCCATCGCCGCCCGCCTGCTCGCGGGCTCCGCCGCCGCTCCCGGTCCTTCTCCCGACCCGGCGGATATCGGCGTGCCGTGGTCGCCCTCCGCCGGTCTCGTCACCTCCACGCCCCTCGAGTCCtcgccgctccccgccgcggGCAGCCCGCCCGGATCCGCCTTCCTCAGCCGCTCTCGCGGGGCTCCGCGGCGCCTCGTTTTGCCCCGTGCCTCGGGATGCTCCCGCCTGgcccgcccgcagccccgcaggGTCGGGCGGGTCCCCCCTGGCCGGCTCCCTGCCCGCTCCCCGGGCCGCGCTGCTGGAAAGCCATCCCTGGCCCGGCGGGCATCTGCGGGGCCGGAGCCGCGAGGGGCTGGCAAAGGGCCCGGTGCCCCCGCTACCGAGCTGCCCGTGCCCCCAG GTGCCAAGCTGAAGGCGATGCCGGCTGCCAGGTCCAGGCTGCGGCATCCCACCAACGGGGCCTCGCAGCTGGCACTGCCGTGCACCGGGCCCAAGGCTTCGCACCGGGACAAAGCGACAGAAA CTGCTGGCAAGGCTGGGGGCCGCAGTCAGCTCCCTCGGAGGCTTCCCACCGCGATTCCTATCTTGGCTTCTCGCTCCCGATTGCAGCCAGCGGGAAAAGTGGCTTCCTCCAAGCACGCTTACCTAG AATTGCCTCTTCAGGAACCGGTGTGCAATAGGACCCGAGACCTGATGGAAAATG ATAAAGCCAACCAGACGTGGGTGTGTGTGGGGTCCCCTTATCTCAGTGCACTGCACCCTGGCTGTGGGGATGCAGCCTGTGCTGCGCAG CCTGCAGGTTGCCAGCTGTCCCAGGAGCTGGAGCACATGAAAAAGGAGCTGGAACGAGTGAAAGGGGAGCTAG CCGATAAGACCGCCCAGTGTGAAGCCTATTGTCAGACAATCTCCTCCTTGCAggctcagctcagagcagcag GAATCTGTCCAGAAGATGCTGCAGAGGATAAGAACAGCGTCTGGGAGAGAAACTGA
- the SLC7A3 gene encoding cationic amino acid transporter 3 isoform X2, translating into MQAFLDKSRASEQREDKMFGGKMSSLGRKLIRRRVVDLSSEETRFARCLSTLDLIALGVGSTLGAGVYVLTGEVAKDTAGPSIVLCFLVAALSSILAGLCYAEFGARVPKTGSAYLYSYVTVGEIWAFTTGWNLILSYVIGTASVARAWSAAFDNIIGNQISTFFMNKTTLHLPGVLAERPDFFALILIALLTALLTFGVSESALVNKIFTAVNLLVLAFVFIAGCIKGDIKNWQLTVEDYINLTHSDEPEEVRMKAFGSGGFVPFKLEGVLMGAATCFYAFVGFDCIATTGEEARNPQRSIPIGIIVSLLICFVAYFGVSAALTLMVPYFLLNKKSPLPEAFKAVGWEPARYAVAIGSLCALSTSLLGSMFPMPRVIYAMAEDGLLFKFLSRINSRTKTPLSATITSGLLAAVLAFLLDLKDLVDLMSIGTLLAYSLVAVCVLILRYQSGQLNSPKAMEMLELNGNEEERVVMNPNIAATGTKQKETLSLTALFNPSADAPTALSGRIVYVCVSIMAVLVTIICVVLTLKVKALKEANITWILVLVLLLVALLIPTIIVWRQPQSNARLNFKVPFLPLLPLCSIFVNILLMVQLSTGTWVRFAIWMAVGFMIYFGYGIRNSVEGKNAKELRGSTTENPLHHPGMELSPGAAAI; encoded by the exons atGCAGGCCTTTCTGGACAAGTCCAG GGCTTCTGAGCAGCGAGAAGACAAAATGTTCGGGGGAAAAATGAGCAGCCTTGGGAGGAAGCTGATCCGCCGGCGCGTGGTGGACCTGAGCTCCGAGGAGACGCGCTTTGCTCGCTGCCTCTCCACGCTGGATCTCATCGCCCTGGGAGTGGGCAGCACGCTGGGTGCTGGTGTGTACGTGCTGACCGGGGAAGTGGCCAAGGATACGGCCGGTCCATCCATCGTCCTTTGCTTCCTGGTGGCCGCGCTGTCATCGATACTGGCCGGGCTCTGCTATGCCGAGTTTGGAGCCCGCGTCCCCAAGACCGGCTCTGCCTACCTCTACAGCTATGTCACGGTTGGTGAGATCTGGGCTTTCACCACCGGCTGGAACCTCATCCTGTCCTACGTGATAG GCACAGCCAGCGTGGCCCGAGCCTGGAGTGCGGCGTTCGACAACATCATCGGCAACCAAATCTCCACCTTCTTCATGAACAAGACCACGCTGCACCTGCCGGGGGTGCTGGCCGAGCGCCCGGACTTCTTTGCGCTGATCCTGATCGCGTTGCTCACTG cactgctgacctTCGGCGTCAGCGAGTCTGCCCTGGTGAACAAAATCTTCACGGCGGTGAACCTGCTGGTGTTGGCCTTCGTTTTCATCGCCGGCTGCATCAAGGGAGACATCAAGAACTGGCAGCTCACGGTGGAGGATTACATCAACCTCACGCACTCGGATGAGCCGGAGGAGGTCAG AATGAAAGCCTTTGGCTCCGGTGGGTTTGTCCCCTTTAAGCTGGAAGGGGTCCTGATGGGTGCTGCCACGTGTTTCTACGCCTTCGTGGGTTTCGACTGCATCGCCACCACAG GGGAGGAAGCCAGGAACCCGCAGCGCTCCATCCCCATCGGCATCATTGTGTCCCTCCTCATCTGTTTCGTGGCCTATTTCGGGGTCTCCGCAGCCCTCACGCTGATGGTTCCCTACTTCCTGCTGAACAAGAAGAGCCCGCTGCCTGAGGCTTTCAAGGCGGTGGGCTGGGAGCCTGCCCGCTATGCTGTTGCCATTGGCTCGCTCTGTGCCCTCTCTACCAG CTTGCTGGGCTCCATGTTTCCCATGCCACGTGTGATCTACGCCATGGCGGAGGACGGGCTGCTCTTCAAATTCCTCTCCAGAATCAACAGCCGCACCAAGACTCCTCTCTCAGCCACCATCACCTCAGGGCTGCTCGCAG CGGTGTTGGCCTTCCTGCTTGACCTGAAAGACCTGGTGGACCTCATGTCGAtcggcacactgctggcttactCCCTGGTcgctgtgtgtgtgctcatcctcCG gtacCAGTCTGGGCAACTGAACTCCCCAAAGGCCATGGAGATGCTGGAGCTGAACGGGAATGAGGAGGAGAGAGTTGTCATGAACCCAAACATCGCTGCCACGGGCACCAAACAGAAGGAGACCCTGTCCCTTACAGCACTCTTCAATCCATCTGCAGACGCTCCCACAGCGCTCTCAGGGCGCATCGTCTACGTCTGCGTCTCAATCATGG ctgtgctggtaACGATCATCTGCGTGGTGCTGACCCTCAAAGTGAAGGCTCTGAAGGAGGCCAACATTACCTGGATCTTGGTCCTGGTGCTGCTCCTCGTGGCTCTGCTCATCCCCACCATCATCGTTTGGAGGCAGCCACAGAGCAATGCGCGGCTGAACTTCAAG GTACCTTTCCTCCCACTCCTTCCACTCTGCAGCATCTTTGTTAACATCCTGCTGATGGTGCAGCTGAGTACCGGCACCTGGGTGCGCTTTGCCATCTGGATGGCTGTGG GTTTTATGATATACTTTGGCTATGGCATTCGAAACAGcgtggaaggaaaaaatgcaaaagagcTTCGAGGTTCCACGACAGAAAACCCTCTACACCACCCCGGGATGGAGCTcagccctggagctgctgcaatCTGA
- the SLC7A3 gene encoding cationic amino acid transporter 3 isoform X1 encodes MDGRGGLHLRARRQQGRGAVGRRLRRGGGLDHGSARSQREKPLCSPSVQTAEPGRSAARPEPCRASEQREDKMFGGKMSSLGRKLIRRRVVDLSSEETRFARCLSTLDLIALGVGSTLGAGVYVLTGEVAKDTAGPSIVLCFLVAALSSILAGLCYAEFGARVPKTGSAYLYSYVTVGEIWAFTTGWNLILSYVIGTASVARAWSAAFDNIIGNQISTFFMNKTTLHLPGVLAERPDFFALILIALLTALLTFGVSESALVNKIFTAVNLLVLAFVFIAGCIKGDIKNWQLTVEDYINLTHSDEPEEVRMKAFGSGGFVPFKLEGVLMGAATCFYAFVGFDCIATTGEEARNPQRSIPIGIIVSLLICFVAYFGVSAALTLMVPYFLLNKKSPLPEAFKAVGWEPARYAVAIGSLCALSTSLLGSMFPMPRVIYAMAEDGLLFKFLSRINSRTKTPLSATITSGLLAAVLAFLLDLKDLVDLMSIGTLLAYSLVAVCVLILRYQSGQLNSPKAMEMLELNGNEEERVVMNPNIAATGTKQKETLSLTALFNPSADAPTALSGRIVYVCVSIMAVLVTIICVVLTLKVKALKEANITWILVLVLLLVALLIPTIIVWRQPQSNARLNFKVPFLPLLPLCSIFVNILLMVQLSTGTWVRFAIWMAVGFMIYFGYGIRNSVEGKNAKELRGSTTENPLHHPGMELSPGAAAI; translated from the exons ATGGATGGACGGGGCGGGCTTCACCTCCGAGCCCGGCGACAGCAGGGGCGGGGCGCGGTGGGACGCCGGCTcaggaggggaggagggctgGATCACGGCTCGGCGCGCTCACAGCGGGAGAAGCCGCTCTGCTCCCCGAGCGTGCAGACAGCGGAGCCGGGGCGGAGCGCGGCGAGACCCGAACCGTGCCG GGCTTCTGAGCAGCGAGAAGACAAAATGTTCGGGGGAAAAATGAGCAGCCTTGGGAGGAAGCTGATCCGCCGGCGCGTGGTGGACCTGAGCTCCGAGGAGACGCGCTTTGCTCGCTGCCTCTCCACGCTGGATCTCATCGCCCTGGGAGTGGGCAGCACGCTGGGTGCTGGTGTGTACGTGCTGACCGGGGAAGTGGCCAAGGATACGGCCGGTCCATCCATCGTCCTTTGCTTCCTGGTGGCCGCGCTGTCATCGATACTGGCCGGGCTCTGCTATGCCGAGTTTGGAGCCCGCGTCCCCAAGACCGGCTCTGCCTACCTCTACAGCTATGTCACGGTTGGTGAGATCTGGGCTTTCACCACCGGCTGGAACCTCATCCTGTCCTACGTGATAG GCACAGCCAGCGTGGCCCGAGCCTGGAGTGCGGCGTTCGACAACATCATCGGCAACCAAATCTCCACCTTCTTCATGAACAAGACCACGCTGCACCTGCCGGGGGTGCTGGCCGAGCGCCCGGACTTCTTTGCGCTGATCCTGATCGCGTTGCTCACTG cactgctgacctTCGGCGTCAGCGAGTCTGCCCTGGTGAACAAAATCTTCACGGCGGTGAACCTGCTGGTGTTGGCCTTCGTTTTCATCGCCGGCTGCATCAAGGGAGACATCAAGAACTGGCAGCTCACGGTGGAGGATTACATCAACCTCACGCACTCGGATGAGCCGGAGGAGGTCAG AATGAAAGCCTTTGGCTCCGGTGGGTTTGTCCCCTTTAAGCTGGAAGGGGTCCTGATGGGTGCTGCCACGTGTTTCTACGCCTTCGTGGGTTTCGACTGCATCGCCACCACAG GGGAGGAAGCCAGGAACCCGCAGCGCTCCATCCCCATCGGCATCATTGTGTCCCTCCTCATCTGTTTCGTGGCCTATTTCGGGGTCTCCGCAGCCCTCACGCTGATGGTTCCCTACTTCCTGCTGAACAAGAAGAGCCCGCTGCCTGAGGCTTTCAAGGCGGTGGGCTGGGAGCCTGCCCGCTATGCTGTTGCCATTGGCTCGCTCTGTGCCCTCTCTACCAG CTTGCTGGGCTCCATGTTTCCCATGCCACGTGTGATCTACGCCATGGCGGAGGACGGGCTGCTCTTCAAATTCCTCTCCAGAATCAACAGCCGCACCAAGACTCCTCTCTCAGCCACCATCACCTCAGGGCTGCTCGCAG CGGTGTTGGCCTTCCTGCTTGACCTGAAAGACCTGGTGGACCTCATGTCGAtcggcacactgctggcttactCCCTGGTcgctgtgtgtgtgctcatcctcCG gtacCAGTCTGGGCAACTGAACTCCCCAAAGGCCATGGAGATGCTGGAGCTGAACGGGAATGAGGAGGAGAGAGTTGTCATGAACCCAAACATCGCTGCCACGGGCACCAAACAGAAGGAGACCCTGTCCCTTACAGCACTCTTCAATCCATCTGCAGACGCTCCCACAGCGCTCTCAGGGCGCATCGTCTACGTCTGCGTCTCAATCATGG ctgtgctggtaACGATCATCTGCGTGGTGCTGACCCTCAAAGTGAAGGCTCTGAAGGAGGCCAACATTACCTGGATCTTGGTCCTGGTGCTGCTCCTCGTGGCTCTGCTCATCCCCACCATCATCGTTTGGAGGCAGCCACAGAGCAATGCGCGGCTGAACTTCAAG GTACCTTTCCTCCCACTCCTTCCACTCTGCAGCATCTTTGTTAACATCCTGCTGATGGTGCAGCTGAGTACCGGCACCTGGGTGCGCTTTGCCATCTGGATGGCTGTGG GTTTTATGATATACTTTGGCTATGGCATTCGAAACAGcgtggaaggaaaaaatgcaaaagagcTTCGAGGTTCCACGACAGAAAACCCTCTACACCACCCCGGGATGGAGCTcagccctggagctgctgcaatCTGA
- the SLC7A3 gene encoding cationic amino acid transporter 3 isoform X3, producing the protein MFGGKMSSLGRKLIRRRVVDLSSEETRFARCLSTLDLIALGVGSTLGAGVYVLTGEVAKDTAGPSIVLCFLVAALSSILAGLCYAEFGARVPKTGSAYLYSYVTVGEIWAFTTGWNLILSYVIGTASVARAWSAAFDNIIGNQISTFFMNKTTLHLPGVLAERPDFFALILIALLTALLTFGVSESALVNKIFTAVNLLVLAFVFIAGCIKGDIKNWQLTVEDYINLTHSDEPEEVRMKAFGSGGFVPFKLEGVLMGAATCFYAFVGFDCIATTGEEARNPQRSIPIGIIVSLLICFVAYFGVSAALTLMVPYFLLNKKSPLPEAFKAVGWEPARYAVAIGSLCALSTSLLGSMFPMPRVIYAMAEDGLLFKFLSRINSRTKTPLSATITSGLLAAVLAFLLDLKDLVDLMSIGTLLAYSLVAVCVLILRYQSGQLNSPKAMEMLELNGNEEERVVMNPNIAATGTKQKETLSLTALFNPSADAPTALSGRIVYVCVSIMAVLVTIICVVLTLKVKALKEANITWILVLVLLLVALLIPTIIVWRQPQSNARLNFKVPFLPLLPLCSIFVNILLMVQLSTGTWVRFAIWMAVGFMIYFGYGIRNSVEGKNAKELRGSTTENPLHHPGMELSPGAAAI; encoded by the exons ATGTTCGGGGGAAAAATGAGCAGCCTTGGGAGGAAGCTGATCCGCCGGCGCGTGGTGGACCTGAGCTCCGAGGAGACGCGCTTTGCTCGCTGCCTCTCCACGCTGGATCTCATCGCCCTGGGAGTGGGCAGCACGCTGGGTGCTGGTGTGTACGTGCTGACCGGGGAAGTGGCCAAGGATACGGCCGGTCCATCCATCGTCCTTTGCTTCCTGGTGGCCGCGCTGTCATCGATACTGGCCGGGCTCTGCTATGCCGAGTTTGGAGCCCGCGTCCCCAAGACCGGCTCTGCCTACCTCTACAGCTATGTCACGGTTGGTGAGATCTGGGCTTTCACCACCGGCTGGAACCTCATCCTGTCCTACGTGATAG GCACAGCCAGCGTGGCCCGAGCCTGGAGTGCGGCGTTCGACAACATCATCGGCAACCAAATCTCCACCTTCTTCATGAACAAGACCACGCTGCACCTGCCGGGGGTGCTGGCCGAGCGCCCGGACTTCTTTGCGCTGATCCTGATCGCGTTGCTCACTG cactgctgacctTCGGCGTCAGCGAGTCTGCCCTGGTGAACAAAATCTTCACGGCGGTGAACCTGCTGGTGTTGGCCTTCGTTTTCATCGCCGGCTGCATCAAGGGAGACATCAAGAACTGGCAGCTCACGGTGGAGGATTACATCAACCTCACGCACTCGGATGAGCCGGAGGAGGTCAG AATGAAAGCCTTTGGCTCCGGTGGGTTTGTCCCCTTTAAGCTGGAAGGGGTCCTGATGGGTGCTGCCACGTGTTTCTACGCCTTCGTGGGTTTCGACTGCATCGCCACCACAG GGGAGGAAGCCAGGAACCCGCAGCGCTCCATCCCCATCGGCATCATTGTGTCCCTCCTCATCTGTTTCGTGGCCTATTTCGGGGTCTCCGCAGCCCTCACGCTGATGGTTCCCTACTTCCTGCTGAACAAGAAGAGCCCGCTGCCTGAGGCTTTCAAGGCGGTGGGCTGGGAGCCTGCCCGCTATGCTGTTGCCATTGGCTCGCTCTGTGCCCTCTCTACCAG CTTGCTGGGCTCCATGTTTCCCATGCCACGTGTGATCTACGCCATGGCGGAGGACGGGCTGCTCTTCAAATTCCTCTCCAGAATCAACAGCCGCACCAAGACTCCTCTCTCAGCCACCATCACCTCAGGGCTGCTCGCAG CGGTGTTGGCCTTCCTGCTTGACCTGAAAGACCTGGTGGACCTCATGTCGAtcggcacactgctggcttactCCCTGGTcgctgtgtgtgtgctcatcctcCG gtacCAGTCTGGGCAACTGAACTCCCCAAAGGCCATGGAGATGCTGGAGCTGAACGGGAATGAGGAGGAGAGAGTTGTCATGAACCCAAACATCGCTGCCACGGGCACCAAACAGAAGGAGACCCTGTCCCTTACAGCACTCTTCAATCCATCTGCAGACGCTCCCACAGCGCTCTCAGGGCGCATCGTCTACGTCTGCGTCTCAATCATGG ctgtgctggtaACGATCATCTGCGTGGTGCTGACCCTCAAAGTGAAGGCTCTGAAGGAGGCCAACATTACCTGGATCTTGGTCCTGGTGCTGCTCCTCGTGGCTCTGCTCATCCCCACCATCATCGTTTGGAGGCAGCCACAGAGCAATGCGCGGCTGAACTTCAAG GTACCTTTCCTCCCACTCCTTCCACTCTGCAGCATCTTTGTTAACATCCTGCTGATGGTGCAGCTGAGTACCGGCACCTGGGTGCGCTTTGCCATCTGGATGGCTGTGG GTTTTATGATATACTTTGGCTATGGCATTCGAAACAGcgtggaaggaaaaaatgcaaaagagcTTCGAGGTTCCACGACAGAAAACCCTCTACACCACCCCGGGATGGAGCTcagccctggagctgctgcaatCTGA
- the LOC125699859 gene encoding serine protease 23-like encodes MHLPLPCRNRGTELSSPSAGSRSGKMTRCQVVAILLLSFLPRTAAGSSLPTLVPRSTVQLGRARFSARPVLDLATRCDQACVRREAALLPQDFQEYLFYETLYANGTRTLTTVELSPGEGSTDRRWPRRRMRRKRQIYGTDGRFSISGNHFLMDFPFSTTVKISTGCTGVLVSEQHVLTAAHCVHDGRDYVKGARKIKVGFLMPANGTGRPAMRWARVRRTQVPKGWIQSLNSVSMDYDYALLELHRPHRRPHMELTVAPAAEEMAGKRIHFSGFDSDRPGELVYRFCGVEDETTHLIYQHCDARPGASGSGVYGKVWDPVRHKWERKVIGVFSGHQWLEVGGEQHDYNVAVRLTAPKFAQICYWIRGDYKSCQNE; translated from the exons ATGCACCTTCCTCTCCCCTGTAGGAACAGGGGGACAGAGCTGTCGTCtccctctgcaggcagcag GTCCGGAAAGATGACTCGCTGCCAGGTGGTTGCCAtcctcctgctttccttccttcccaggaCCGCAGCTGGAAGTTCGCTTCCCACCCTCGTTCCCAGGTCCACAGTGCAGCTGGGCAGAGCGCGGTTCTCGGCCCGGCCCGTGCTGGATTTGGCTACACGCTGTGACCAGGCGTGTGTCCGCAGGGAGGCCGCCCTGCTGCCCCAGGACTTCCAGGAGTACCTCTTTTATGAGACACTGTACGCCAACGGCACCCGCACTCTCACCACGGTGGAGCTGAGCCCCGGTGAGGGCAGCACGGACAGGAGGTGGCCGAGGAGGCGCATGCGGCGCAAGCGACAGATTTACGGCACAGATGGGCGGTTTTCCATCAGTGGCAACCACTTCCTGATGGATTTCCCCTTCTCCACCACTGTTAAGATCTCCACGGGGTGCACGGGGGTGCTGGTGTCCGAGCAGCACGTCCTCACAGCTGCCCACTGTGTCCACGATGGCCGAGACTACGTGAAGGGTGCCAGGAAGATCAAGGTGGGCTTCCTGATGCCAGCCAATGGCACGGGGAGGCCGGCGATGCGCTGGGCTCGTGTGAGGCGCACGCAGGTGCCCAAGGGTTGGATCCAGAGCCTCAACTCGGTCAGCATGGACTACGATTACGCCCTTTTGGAGCTGCACAGACCACACCGGCGCCCGCACATGGAGCTGACGGTGGCTCCggcagcagaagaaatggcTGGGAAGAGGATTCATTTCTCAGGGTTTGACAGCGACCGGCCGGGAGAGCTGGTGTACCGCTTCTGTGGGGTGGAAGATGAGACGACACATCTCATCTACCAGCACTGCGATGCCAGGCCTGGCGCATCCGGCTCTGGGGTGTATGGCAAGGTGTGGGATCCCGTGCGGCACAAGTGGGAGAGGAAGGTGATCGGTGTCTTCTCTGGGCATCAGTGGCTGGAAGTGGGGGGGGAGCAGCACGACTATAACGTTGCTGTTCGCCTGACTGCTCCCAAGTTTGCTCAGATTTGTTATTGGATCAGAGGGGACTATAAAAGCTGCCAGAATGAATGA